A single genomic interval of Symphalangus syndactylus isolate Jambi chromosome 18, NHGRI_mSymSyn1-v2.1_pri, whole genome shotgun sequence harbors:
- the SNX17 gene encoding sorting nexin-17 isoform X4 codes for MHFSIPETESRSGDSGGSAYVLRKEYGANVLPAFPPKKLFSLTPAEVEQRREQLEKYMQAVRQDPLLGSSETFNSFLRRAQQETQQVPTEEVSLEVLLSNGQKVLVSVLTSDQTEDVLEAVAAKLDLPDDLIGYFSLFLVREKEDGAFSFVRKLQEFELPYVSVTSLRSQEYKIVLRKSYWDSAYDDDVMENRVGLNLLYAQTVSDIERGWILVTKEQHRQLKSLQEKVSKKEFLRLAQTLRHYGYLCFDACVADFPEKDCPVVVSAGNSELSLQLRLPGQQLREGSFRVTRMRCWRVTSSVSQVPLPSGSTSSPGRGRGEVRLELAFEYLMSKDRLQWVTITSPQAIMMSICLQSMVDELMVKKSGGSIRKMLRRRVGGTLRRSDSQQAVKSPPLLESPDATRESMVKLSSKLSAVSLRGIGSPSTDASASDVHGNFAFEGIGDEDL; via the exons ATGCACTTTTCCATTCCCGAAACCGAGTCCCGCAGCGGGGACAGCGGCGGCTCCGCCTACGTG CTTCGGAAGGAGTATGGGGCCAATGTGCTTCCTGCATTCCCCCCAAAGAAGCTTTTCTCTCTGACTCCTGCTGAGGTAGAACAGAGGAGAGAGCAGTTAGAGAAGTACATGCAAGCTG TTCGGCAAGACCCATTGCTTGGGAGCAGCGAGACCTTCAATAGTTTCCTGCGTCGGGCACAACAG GAGACACAGCAGGTCCCCACAGAGGAAGTGTCCTTGGAAGTGCTGCTCAGCAACGGGCAGAAAGTTCTGGTCAGCGTGCTAACTTCAGATCAGACTGAGGATGTCCTGGAG GCTGTAGCCGCAAAGCTGGATCTTCCAGATGACTTGATTGGATACTTTAGTCTATTCTTAGTTCGAGAAAAAGAGGATGGAGCCTTTTCTT tTGTACGGAAATTGCAAGAGTTTGAGCTGCCTTATGTGTCTGTCACCAGCCTTCGGAGTCAAGAGTATAAGATTGTGCTAAGGAAGAG TTATTGGGACTCTGCCTATGATGACGATGTCATGGAGAACCGGGTTGGCCTGAACCTGCTTTATGCTCAG aCGGTATCAGATATTGAGCGTGGGTGGATCTTGGTCACCAAGGAACAGCACCGGCAACTCAAATCTCTGCAAGAGAAAGTCTCCAAGAAGGAG TTCCTGAGACTGGCCCAGACGCTGCGGCACTATGGCTACCTGTGCTTTGATGCCTGTGTGGCTGACTTCCCAGAAAAGGACTGTCCTGTGGTGGTGAGCGCGGGCAACAGTGAGCTCAGCCTGCAGCTCCGCCTGCCTGGCCAGCAACTCCGAGAAGGCTCCTTCCGGGTCACCCGAATGCGATGCTGGCGGGTCACCTCCTCTGTGAGTCAG GTGCCATTGCCCAGTGGAAGCACAAGCAGCCCAGGCCGGGGCCGGGGTGAGGTGCGCCTGGAACTGGCTTTTGAATACCTCATGAGCAAGGACCGGCTACAGTGGGTCACCATCACTAGCCCTCAG GCTATCATGATGAGCATCTGCTTGCAGTCCATGGTTGATGAACTGATGGTGAAGAAATCTGGCGGCAGTATCAGGAAG ATGCTGCGCCGGCGGGTGGGGGGCACTCTGAGACGCTCAGACAGCCAGCAAGCAGTGAAGTCCCCACCACTGCTT GAATCACCTGATGCCACCCGGGAGTCTATGGTCAAACTCTCA AGTAAGCTGAGTGCTGTGAGCTTGCGGGGAATTGGCAGTCCCAGCACAGATGCCAGTGCCAGTGATGTCCACGGCAATTTCGCCTTCGAGGGCATTGGAGATGAGGATCTGTAA
- the SNX17 gene encoding sorting nexin-17 isoform X1, translating into MHFSIPETESRSGDSGGSAYVAYNIHVNGVLHCRVRYSQLLGLHEQLRKEYGANVLPAFPPKKLFSLTPAEVEQRREQLEKYMQAVRQDPLLGSSETFNSFLRRAQQETQQVPTEEVSLEVLLSNGQKVLVSVLTSDQTEDVLEAVAAKLDLPDDLIGYFSLFLVREKEDGAFSFVRKLQEFELPYVSVTSLRSQEYKIVLRKSYWDSAYDDDVMENRVGLNLLYAQTVSDIERGWILVTKEQHRQLKSLQEKVSKKEFLRLAQTLRHYGYLCFDACVADFPEKDCPVVVSAGNSELSLQLRLPGQQLREGSFRVTRMRCWRVTSSVSQVPLPSGSTSSPGRGRGEVRLELAFEYLMSKDRLQWVTITSPQAIMMSICLQSMVDELMVKKSGGSIRKMLRRRVGGTLRRSDSQQAVKSPPLLESPDATRESMVKLSSKLSAVSLRGIGSPSTDASASDVHGNFAFEGIGDEDL; encoded by the exons ATGCACTTTTCCATTCCCGAAACCGAGTCCCGCAGCGGGGACAGCGGCGGCTCCGCCTACGTG GCCTATAACATTCACGTGAATGGAGTCCTGCACTGTCGGGTGCGCTACAGCCAGCTCCTGGGGCTGCACGAGCAG CTTCGGAAGGAGTATGGGGCCAATGTGCTTCCTGCATTCCCCCCAAAGAAGCTTTTCTCTCTGACTCCTGCTGAGGTAGAACAGAGGAGAGAGCAGTTAGAGAAGTACATGCAAGCTG TTCGGCAAGACCCATTGCTTGGGAGCAGCGAGACCTTCAATAGTTTCCTGCGTCGGGCACAACAG GAGACACAGCAGGTCCCCACAGAGGAAGTGTCCTTGGAAGTGCTGCTCAGCAACGGGCAGAAAGTTCTGGTCAGCGTGCTAACTTCAGATCAGACTGAGGATGTCCTGGAG GCTGTAGCCGCAAAGCTGGATCTTCCAGATGACTTGATTGGATACTTTAGTCTATTCTTAGTTCGAGAAAAAGAGGATGGAGCCTTTTCTT tTGTACGGAAATTGCAAGAGTTTGAGCTGCCTTATGTGTCTGTCACCAGCCTTCGGAGTCAAGAGTATAAGATTGTGCTAAGGAAGAG TTATTGGGACTCTGCCTATGATGACGATGTCATGGAGAACCGGGTTGGCCTGAACCTGCTTTATGCTCAG aCGGTATCAGATATTGAGCGTGGGTGGATCTTGGTCACCAAGGAACAGCACCGGCAACTCAAATCTCTGCAAGAGAAAGTCTCCAAGAAGGAG TTCCTGAGACTGGCCCAGACGCTGCGGCACTATGGCTACCTGTGCTTTGATGCCTGTGTGGCTGACTTCCCAGAAAAGGACTGTCCTGTGGTGGTGAGCGCGGGCAACAGTGAGCTCAGCCTGCAGCTCCGCCTGCCTGGCCAGCAACTCCGAGAAGGCTCCTTCCGGGTCACCCGAATGCGATGCTGGCGGGTCACCTCCTCTGTGAGTCAG GTGCCATTGCCCAGTGGAAGCACAAGCAGCCCAGGCCGGGGCCGGGGTGAGGTGCGCCTGGAACTGGCTTTTGAATACCTCATGAGCAAGGACCGGCTACAGTGGGTCACCATCACTAGCCCTCAG GCTATCATGATGAGCATCTGCTTGCAGTCCATGGTTGATGAACTGATGGTGAAGAAATCTGGCGGCAGTATCAGGAAG ATGCTGCGCCGGCGGGTGGGGGGCACTCTGAGACGCTCAGACAGCCAGCAAGCAGTGAAGTCCCCACCACTGCTT GAATCACCTGATGCCACCCGGGAGTCTATGGTCAAACTCTCA AGTAAGCTGAGTGCTGTGAGCTTGCGGGGAATTGGCAGTCCCAGCACAGATGCCAGTGCCAGTGATGTCCACGGCAATTTCGCCTTCGAGGGCATTGGAGATGAGGATCTGTAA
- the SNX17 gene encoding sorting nexin-17 isoform X2 gives MHFSIPETESRSGDSGGSAYVAYNIHVNGVLHCRVRYSQLLGLHEQLRKEYGANVLPAFPPKKLFSLTPAEVEQRREQLEKYMQAVRQDPLLGSSETFNSFLRRAQQETQQVPTEEVSLEVLLSNGQKVLVSVLTSDQTEDVLEAVAAKLDLPDDLIGYFSLFLVREKEDGAFSFVRKLQEFELPYVSVTSLRSQEYKIVLRKSYWDSAYDDDVMENRVGLNLLYAQTVSDIERGWILVTKEQHRQLKSLQEKVSKKEFLRLAQTLRHYGYLCFDACVADFPEKDCPVVVSAGNSELSLQLRLPGQQLREGSFRVTRMRCWRVTSSVPLPSGSTSSPGRGRGEVRLELAFEYLMSKDRLQWVTITSPQAIMMSICLQSMVDELMVKKSGGSIRKMLRRRVGGTLRRSDSQQAVKSPPLLESPDATRESMVKLSSKLSAVSLRGIGSPSTDASASDVHGNFAFEGIGDEDL, from the exons ATGCACTTTTCCATTCCCGAAACCGAGTCCCGCAGCGGGGACAGCGGCGGCTCCGCCTACGTG GCCTATAACATTCACGTGAATGGAGTCCTGCACTGTCGGGTGCGCTACAGCCAGCTCCTGGGGCTGCACGAGCAG CTTCGGAAGGAGTATGGGGCCAATGTGCTTCCTGCATTCCCCCCAAAGAAGCTTTTCTCTCTGACTCCTGCTGAGGTAGAACAGAGGAGAGAGCAGTTAGAGAAGTACATGCAAGCTG TTCGGCAAGACCCATTGCTTGGGAGCAGCGAGACCTTCAATAGTTTCCTGCGTCGGGCACAACAG GAGACACAGCAGGTCCCCACAGAGGAAGTGTCCTTGGAAGTGCTGCTCAGCAACGGGCAGAAAGTTCTGGTCAGCGTGCTAACTTCAGATCAGACTGAGGATGTCCTGGAG GCTGTAGCCGCAAAGCTGGATCTTCCAGATGACTTGATTGGATACTTTAGTCTATTCTTAGTTCGAGAAAAAGAGGATGGAGCCTTTTCTT tTGTACGGAAATTGCAAGAGTTTGAGCTGCCTTATGTGTCTGTCACCAGCCTTCGGAGTCAAGAGTATAAGATTGTGCTAAGGAAGAG TTATTGGGACTCTGCCTATGATGACGATGTCATGGAGAACCGGGTTGGCCTGAACCTGCTTTATGCTCAG aCGGTATCAGATATTGAGCGTGGGTGGATCTTGGTCACCAAGGAACAGCACCGGCAACTCAAATCTCTGCAAGAGAAAGTCTCCAAGAAGGAG TTCCTGAGACTGGCCCAGACGCTGCGGCACTATGGCTACCTGTGCTTTGATGCCTGTGTGGCTGACTTCCCAGAAAAGGACTGTCCTGTGGTGGTGAGCGCGGGCAACAGTGAGCTCAGCCTGCAGCTCCGCCTGCCTGGCCAGCAACTCCGAGAAGGCTCCTTCCGGGTCACCCGAATGCGATGCTGGCGGGTCACCTCCTCT GTGCCATTGCCCAGTGGAAGCACAAGCAGCCCAGGCCGGGGCCGGGGTGAGGTGCGCCTGGAACTGGCTTTTGAATACCTCATGAGCAAGGACCGGCTACAGTGGGTCACCATCACTAGCCCTCAG GCTATCATGATGAGCATCTGCTTGCAGTCCATGGTTGATGAACTGATGGTGAAGAAATCTGGCGGCAGTATCAGGAAG ATGCTGCGCCGGCGGGTGGGGGGCACTCTGAGACGCTCAGACAGCCAGCAAGCAGTGAAGTCCCCACCACTGCTT GAATCACCTGATGCCACCCGGGAGTCTATGGTCAAACTCTCA AGTAAGCTGAGTGCTGTGAGCTTGCGGGGAATTGGCAGTCCCAGCACAGATGCCAGTGCCAGTGATGTCCACGGCAATTTCGCCTTCGAGGGCATTGGAGATGAGGATCTGTAA
- the SNX17 gene encoding sorting nexin-17 isoform X5, which produces MHFSIPETESRSGDSGGSAYVLRKEYGANVLPAFPPKKLFSLTPAEVEQRREQLEKYMQAVRQDPLLGSSETFNSFLRRAQQETQQVPTEEVSLEVLLSNGQKVLVSVLTSDQTEDVLEAVAAKLDLPDDLIGYFSLFLVREKEDGAFSFVRKLQEFELPYVSVTSLRSQEYKIVLRKSYWDSAYDDDVMENRVGLNLLYAQTVSDIERGWILVTKEQHRQLKSLQEKVSKKEFLRLAQTLRHYGYLCFDACVADFPEKDCPVVVSAGNSELSLQLRLPGQQLREGSFRVTRMRCWRVTSSVPLPSGSTSSPGRGRGEVRLELAFEYLMSKDRLQWVTITSPQAIMMSICLQSMVDELMVKKSGGSIRKMLRRRVGGTLRRSDSQQAVKSPPLLESPDATRESMVKLSSKLSAVSLRGIGSPSTDASASDVHGNFAFEGIGDEDL; this is translated from the exons ATGCACTTTTCCATTCCCGAAACCGAGTCCCGCAGCGGGGACAGCGGCGGCTCCGCCTACGTG CTTCGGAAGGAGTATGGGGCCAATGTGCTTCCTGCATTCCCCCCAAAGAAGCTTTTCTCTCTGACTCCTGCTGAGGTAGAACAGAGGAGAGAGCAGTTAGAGAAGTACATGCAAGCTG TTCGGCAAGACCCATTGCTTGGGAGCAGCGAGACCTTCAATAGTTTCCTGCGTCGGGCACAACAG GAGACACAGCAGGTCCCCACAGAGGAAGTGTCCTTGGAAGTGCTGCTCAGCAACGGGCAGAAAGTTCTGGTCAGCGTGCTAACTTCAGATCAGACTGAGGATGTCCTGGAG GCTGTAGCCGCAAAGCTGGATCTTCCAGATGACTTGATTGGATACTTTAGTCTATTCTTAGTTCGAGAAAAAGAGGATGGAGCCTTTTCTT tTGTACGGAAATTGCAAGAGTTTGAGCTGCCTTATGTGTCTGTCACCAGCCTTCGGAGTCAAGAGTATAAGATTGTGCTAAGGAAGAG TTATTGGGACTCTGCCTATGATGACGATGTCATGGAGAACCGGGTTGGCCTGAACCTGCTTTATGCTCAG aCGGTATCAGATATTGAGCGTGGGTGGATCTTGGTCACCAAGGAACAGCACCGGCAACTCAAATCTCTGCAAGAGAAAGTCTCCAAGAAGGAG TTCCTGAGACTGGCCCAGACGCTGCGGCACTATGGCTACCTGTGCTTTGATGCCTGTGTGGCTGACTTCCCAGAAAAGGACTGTCCTGTGGTGGTGAGCGCGGGCAACAGTGAGCTCAGCCTGCAGCTCCGCCTGCCTGGCCAGCAACTCCGAGAAGGCTCCTTCCGGGTCACCCGAATGCGATGCTGGCGGGTCACCTCCTCT GTGCCATTGCCCAGTGGAAGCACAAGCAGCCCAGGCCGGGGCCGGGGTGAGGTGCGCCTGGAACTGGCTTTTGAATACCTCATGAGCAAGGACCGGCTACAGTGGGTCACCATCACTAGCCCTCAG GCTATCATGATGAGCATCTGCTTGCAGTCCATGGTTGATGAACTGATGGTGAAGAAATCTGGCGGCAGTATCAGGAAG ATGCTGCGCCGGCGGGTGGGGGGCACTCTGAGACGCTCAGACAGCCAGCAAGCAGTGAAGTCCCCACCACTGCTT GAATCACCTGATGCCACCCGGGAGTCTATGGTCAAACTCTCA AGTAAGCTGAGTGCTGTGAGCTTGCGGGGAATTGGCAGTCCCAGCACAGATGCCAGTGCCAGTGATGTCCACGGCAATTTCGCCTTCGAGGGCATTGGAGATGAGGATCTGTAA
- the SNX17 gene encoding sorting nexin-17 isoform X3 has translation MHFSIPETESRSGDSGGSAYVAYNIHVNGVLHCRLRKEYGANVLPAFPPKKLFSLTPAEVEQRREQLEKYMQAVRQDPLLGSSETFNSFLRRAQQETQQVPTEEVSLEVLLSNGQKVLVSVLTSDQTEDVLEAVAAKLDLPDDLIGYFSLFLVREKEDGAFSFVRKLQEFELPYVSVTSLRSQEYKIVLRKSYWDSAYDDDVMENRVGLNLLYAQTVSDIERGWILVTKEQHRQLKSLQEKVSKKEFLRLAQTLRHYGYLCFDACVADFPEKDCPVVVSAGNSELSLQLRLPGQQLREGSFRVTRMRCWRVTSSVPLPSGSTSSPGRGRGEVRLELAFEYLMSKDRLQWVTITSPQAIMMSICLQSMVDELMVKKSGGSIRKMLRRRVGGTLRRSDSQQAVKSPPLLESPDATRESMVKLSSKLSAVSLRGIGSPSTDASASDVHGNFAFEGIGDEDL, from the exons ATGCACTTTTCCATTCCCGAAACCGAGTCCCGCAGCGGGGACAGCGGCGGCTCCGCCTACGTG GCCTATAACATTCACGTGAATGGAGTCCTGCACTGTCGG CTTCGGAAGGAGTATGGGGCCAATGTGCTTCCTGCATTCCCCCCAAAGAAGCTTTTCTCTCTGACTCCTGCTGAGGTAGAACAGAGGAGAGAGCAGTTAGAGAAGTACATGCAAGCTG TTCGGCAAGACCCATTGCTTGGGAGCAGCGAGACCTTCAATAGTTTCCTGCGTCGGGCACAACAG GAGACACAGCAGGTCCCCACAGAGGAAGTGTCCTTGGAAGTGCTGCTCAGCAACGGGCAGAAAGTTCTGGTCAGCGTGCTAACTTCAGATCAGACTGAGGATGTCCTGGAG GCTGTAGCCGCAAAGCTGGATCTTCCAGATGACTTGATTGGATACTTTAGTCTATTCTTAGTTCGAGAAAAAGAGGATGGAGCCTTTTCTT tTGTACGGAAATTGCAAGAGTTTGAGCTGCCTTATGTGTCTGTCACCAGCCTTCGGAGTCAAGAGTATAAGATTGTGCTAAGGAAGAG TTATTGGGACTCTGCCTATGATGACGATGTCATGGAGAACCGGGTTGGCCTGAACCTGCTTTATGCTCAG aCGGTATCAGATATTGAGCGTGGGTGGATCTTGGTCACCAAGGAACAGCACCGGCAACTCAAATCTCTGCAAGAGAAAGTCTCCAAGAAGGAG TTCCTGAGACTGGCCCAGACGCTGCGGCACTATGGCTACCTGTGCTTTGATGCCTGTGTGGCTGACTTCCCAGAAAAGGACTGTCCTGTGGTGGTGAGCGCGGGCAACAGTGAGCTCAGCCTGCAGCTCCGCCTGCCTGGCCAGCAACTCCGAGAAGGCTCCTTCCGGGTCACCCGAATGCGATGCTGGCGGGTCACCTCCTCT GTGCCATTGCCCAGTGGAAGCACAAGCAGCCCAGGCCGGGGCCGGGGTGAGGTGCGCCTGGAACTGGCTTTTGAATACCTCATGAGCAAGGACCGGCTACAGTGGGTCACCATCACTAGCCCTCAG GCTATCATGATGAGCATCTGCTTGCAGTCCATGGTTGATGAACTGATGGTGAAGAAATCTGGCGGCAGTATCAGGAAG ATGCTGCGCCGGCGGGTGGGGGGCACTCTGAGACGCTCAGACAGCCAGCAAGCAGTGAAGTCCCCACCACTGCTT GAATCACCTGATGCCACCCGGGAGTCTATGGTCAAACTCTCA AGTAAGCTGAGTGCTGTGAGCTTGCGGGGAATTGGCAGTCCCAGCACAGATGCCAGTGCCAGTGATGTCCACGGCAATTTCGCCTTCGAGGGCATTGGAGATGAGGATCTGTAA